The Cucumis melo cultivar AY chromosome 6, USDA_Cmelo_AY_1.0, whole genome shotgun sequence genome includes a region encoding these proteins:
- the LOC103493378 gene encoding G-type lectin S-receptor-like serine/threonine-protein kinase At4g27290: MDSFSPALLVFNLLLYLLTYVAATDSLTAQDPYLRDGFSLVSSNGNFELGFFSPGLSRDRYLGIWFKNRRGPTSVWVANRNTPINDSSGVLVMNITTGNLSLYSHDSTTIVWTARLLRKISNGVLQLLDIGNLVLRDGKDENPLNYSWQSFDYPTDTLLPGMKLGWDLRNNINRRLDAWKNPNDPSPGNLSWRMELHEYPESVMWKGSQEYFRHGPWNGVRVSSRPLGIAPILNFNFVSNEDEVYYQYSVPNKSHTVMVVMNQSNYLRIMYLWSPTERQWRLYTSLPRDFCDNYALCGPYGYCDIRVTPSCKCLEGFKPRSADSWTAGEFADGCERNKLMNCGDEVGFAQLNQLKLPDTKRTWVNKSMNLEECKQKCLSNCSCMAYANTNISGSGSGCALWIGDLIDLKLIPDAGQDLYVKMPASELVKRGEAQKTDRLKPKVKISLAAIVASLGLAVLFIGLYIFKKRSTVKDGHEKIEAQDLELPLFDLSLINSATNNFSIDNKLGEGGFGPVYKGKLTNGQDIAVKRLSRSSGQGMNEFKNEVILIAKLQHRNLVKLLGCCIQGEEKMLVYEYMPNKSLDFFIFDRTQRQLLDWSQRYRIICGIARGLLYLHQDSRLRIIHRDLKASNVLLDMDMNPKISDFGLAKTCGGDQTEGQTIKVVGTYGYMAPEYAFDGRFSVKSDAFSYGILLLEIISGKRSRSFCHLNDQNVIAYAWRLWKEGNSEELIDDAIRETCIISEVLRCINISLLCVQQNPDDRPTMSSVVMMLGCEISLSQPKQPGFFIENEAISRKISSSKDKSSSTNELTITLPDPR, from the exons ATGGACTCATTCTCTCCAGCACTGCTGGTTTTTAACTTACTCCTCTATCTCCTAACTTATGTAGCTGCCACTGATTCCTTAACTGCTCAAGACCCATATCTCAGAGATGGCTTTAGTCTTGTTTCCAGTAATGGAAACTTCGAATTGGGTTTCTTCAGTCCTGGTCTTTCGCGAGATCGTTACTTGGGAATTTGGTTCAAGAATCGGCGAGGTCCGACCTCCGTTTGGGTTGCGAATAGGAACACCCCAATCAATGATTCATCTGGTGTACTGGTGATGAACATTACAACAGGAAATCTTTCACTTTACAGCCATGATTCCACCACCATTGTTTGGACCGCCAGGTTACTGAGAAAAATCTCCAATGGGGTACTCCAATTATTGGACATTGGAAATCTTGTGCTGAGAGATGGGAAAGATGAAAATCCCTTAAACTACTCCTGGCAAAGTTTTGATTATCCTACTGACACTCTCTTGCCTGGAATGAAGCTGGGTTGGGACTTGAGAAATAACATTAACAGAAGACTAGACGCTTGGAAGAATCCCAATGACCCATCTCCTGGAAACCTCAGTTGGAGGATGGAGCTTCATGAATATCCTGAATCTGTCATGTGGAAAGGTTCACAAGAATACTTCAGGCATGGCCCATGGAATGGTGTGAGAGTCAGTAGTAGACCACTAGGTATTGCACCAATTCTGAACTTCAACTTTGTTTCAAATGAGGATGAAGTTTACTACCAATACTCTGTTCCAAATAAGTCTCATACTGTGATGGTGGTGATGAACCAATCCAATTACTTGCGCATAATGTACTTGTGGTCTCCAACCGAGAGACAGTGGAGACTTTATACTTCATTGCCAAGAGATTTCTGTGACAATTATGCCCTGTGTGGCCCTTATGGGTATTGTGATATAAGGGTAACTCCATCTTGTAAATGTCTAGAAGGGTTTAAGCCAAGATCAGCTGATAGTTGGACGGCGGGGGAATTTGCGGACGGTTGTGAACGAAACAAACTGATGAACTGTGGTGATGAAGTTGGGTTTGCACAGCTCAACCAGCTGAAATTGCCAGACACAAAGCGTACTTGGGTCAACAAAAGCATGAATCTTGAAGAGTGCAAGCAAAAATGCTTGAGTAATTGCTCTTGTATGGCTTATGCAAATACAAACATCAGTGGGAGTGGCAGTGGCTGTGCCTTGTGGATTGGTGATCTAATCGACTTGAAATTGATTCCGGACGCAGGACAGGATTTGTATGTTAAAATGCCAGCATCAGAGTTAG TCAAGCGTGGGGAGGCACAAAAAACTGATAGATTGAAGCCTAAGGTGAAGATTTCTTTGGCTGCGATTGTTGCCAGTTTAGGTTTGGCTGTCCTCTTCATAGGCCTATACATTTTCAAAAAGAGATCAACAGTCAAAG ATGGCCATGAGAAAATAGAAGCTCAAGATCTGGAGCTTCCCTTGTTTGATCTATCCTTGATAAATAGTGCCACAAATAACTTTTCGATTGATAATAAGTTGGGAGAAGGCGGCTTTGGGCCAGTATATAAG GGTAAGCTTACAAATGGACAAGATATTGCAGTGAAGAGACTTTCACGGAGTTCTGGACAGGGAATGAACGAATTTAAGAATGAAGTAATCCTGATTGCAAAACTTCAACATCGAAATCTTGTAAAACTTCTTGGTTGCTGCATTCAAGGAGAAGAGAAAATGTTAGTTTATGAGTATATGCCAAACAAGAGTTTGGACTTCTTTATATTTG ATCGAACACAACGTCAATTATTAGATTGGTCACAACGATACCGCATTATATGTGGAATTGCTAGAGGACTTCTGTATCTTCATCAAGATTCGCGATTGAGGATTATACATCGAGATTTAAAAGCAAGCAACGTTTTACTTGATATGGATATGAATCCAAAAATATCTGATTTTGGTCTTGCCAAAACTTGTGGTGGAGATCAAACTGAAGGGCAAACAATAAAAGTGGTTGGAACTTA TGGATATATGGCACCAGAATATGCTTTCGATGGACGATTCTCAGTAAAATCTGATGCTTTTAGTTACGGCATTTTGTTGTTGGAGATCATTAGTGGAAAAAGGAGTAGAAGTTTCTGCCACTTGAACGATCAAAATGTTATTGCATAT GCCTGGCGATTGTGGAAAGAAGGAAATTCAGAGGAATTGATTGACGACGCCATTCGAGAAACATGCATCATTTCGGAGGTATTGAGATGTATCAACATCAGTTTGTTGTGTGTTCAACAAAATCCCGATGATCGACCCACAATGTCATCGGTGGTTATGATGTTAGGCTGTGAAATTTCTTTGTCGCAACCAAAACAACCCGGATTTTTCATAGAAAATGAAGCCATTTCAAGGAAAATTAGCTCAAGTAAAGACAAATCAAGTTCAACTAATGAATTAACTATTACACTACCAGATCCAAGAtaa
- the LOC103493376 gene encoding G-type lectin S-receptor-like serine/threonine-protein kinase At4g27290, whose amino-acid sequence MDSFSATLFAFNLALLLFRSAAISDSLTAQNPYLTDGLSLVSSNGNFELGFFSPGLPTNRYLGIWYKNRRGPTSVWVANRKTPISGSSGVLVMNITTGNLTLFSHNSTVVVWSARLMRKVPNGVLQLLDTGNLVLRDREDENPQNYSWQSFDYPSDTLLPGMKLGWDLRYNIERRLEAWNNLNDPSPGDFSWRMELHEYPETVMWKGSRKYVRHGPWNGVRLSSRPLAAAPILNFNFVSNENEVYYQISLVNKSHSVMLVMNQSSYTRILYLWSAAERRWRVYTSLPRDYCDNYALCGPYGYCDIRVTPSCKCLEGFKPRSPDSWKTGEFADGCERNKLMNCGDEVGFAHLNQMKLPDTTHTWVNKSMNLEECKQKCLRDCSCMAYANTNISGSGSGSGSGCALWFGDLIDLKLIPDAGQDLYVRMLASEIVMHGEAHKTGRLNSKVKTALFAISGLGSAILFFIIGVYIFKRRSTFEDDHEKIEAHDLELPLFDLSLINSATDNFSLNNKLGEGGFGTVYKGKLTNGQDVAVKRLSQSSGQGTNEFKNEVILIAKLQHRNLVKLLGCCIEGDEKMLVYEYMPNKSLDFFIFDKTQRQLLSWSKRYRIICGVARGLMYLHQDSRLRIIHRDLKASNVLLDMDMNPKISDFGLAKTCGGDQTGGRTLRVMGTYGYMAPEYAFDGQFSVKSDAFSYGILLLEIISGKRSRTFCHLNDQNLIAYAWRLWKEGNIEELLDDAIRETCSLSEVLRCINISLLCVQQHPNDRPTMSSVVMMLGCEIPLSQPKQPGFFIENEAIEMKRCSSKDKSTSTNELTITLPDPR is encoded by the exons ATGGACTCTTTTTCTGCAACACTCTTTGCTTTTAACTTAGCCCTTCTTCTCTTCAGGTCTGCAGCTATCTCCGATTCCTTAACGGCTCAAAACCCATATCTCACTGATGGCCTTAGTCTGGTCTCTAGTAATGGAAATTTTGAATTGGGTTTCTTTAGTCCTGGACTTCCCACTAACCGTTACTTGGGAATCTGGTACAAGAATCGCCGAGGTCCGACATCTGTTTGGGTTGCCAATAGGAAAACCCCCATTAGTGGTTCGTCTGGTGTCCTGGTGATGAACATTACAACAGGAAATCTTACACTCTTCAGCCATAATTCCACTGTTGTTGTTTGGTCCGCCAGGTTAATGAGGAAAGTCCCCAATGGGGTACTCCAACTATTGGACACTGGAAATCTTGTGCTGAGAGATAGGGAAGACGAAAATCCCCAAAACTATTCCTGGCAAAGCTTTGATTACCCTTCTGATACTCTCTTGCCTGGAATGAAGCTAGGTTGGGACTTGAGATATAACATAGAAAGAAGATTAGAGGCTTGGAACAATCTCAATGACCCATCTCCAGGAGACTTCAGTTGGAGGATGGAGCTTCATGAATATCCCGAGACTGTCATGTGGAAAGGTTCCCGAAAGTACGTTAGGCATGGCCCATGGAATGGTGTGAGGCTCAGTAGTAGACCACTAGCTGCAGCGCCAATTTTGAACTTCAATTTTGTTTCAAATGAGAATGAGGTTTACTACCAAATCTCTCTTGTAAATAAGTCTCATTCAGTGATGTTGGTGATGAACCAATCGAGTTACACGCGCATATTATACTTGTGGTCTGCAGCTGAAAGACGGTGGAGAGTTTACACTTCATTGCCAAGAGATTACTGTGATAATTATGCCCTGTGTGGCCCATATGGTTATTGTGATATAAGGGTAACTCCATCGTGTAAATGTCTAGAAGGGTTTAAGCCAAGATCACCTGATAGTTGGAAAACAGGGGAATTTGCAGACGGTTGTGAACGAAACAAACTGATGAACTGCGGTGATGAAGTTGGGTTTGCACATCTCAACCAGATGAAGTTGCCAGATACAACGCATACTTGGGTCAACAAAAGCATGAATCTTGAAGAGTGCAAGCAAAAATGCTTGAGAGATTGCTCATGTATGGCTTATGCAAATACAAATATTAGCGGCAGTGGCAGTGGCAGTGGCAGTGGTTGTGCCTTGTGGTTTGGTGATCTAATTGACTTGAAACTGATCCCCGATGCAGGACAGGATTTATATGTCAGAATGCTGGCATCAGAAATAG TCATGCATGGGGAAGCACACAAGACTGGAAGATTGAATTCTAAGGTGAAGACTGCTTTGTTTGCAATTTCCGGTTTAGGTTCAGCTATCCTCTTCTTCATCATAGGCGTATACATTTTCAAAAGGAGATCAACCTTCGAAG ATGACCATGAGAAAATAGAAGCTCATGATCTGGAGCTTCCCTTGTTTGATCTATCCTTGATTAACAGTGCCACAGATAACTTCTCACTTAATAATAAGCTTGGAGAAGGTGGCTTCGGGACAGTATATAAG GGTAAGCTTACAAATGGACAAGATGTTGCAGTGAAGAGACTTTCACAGAGTTCTGGACAAGGAACGAATGAGTTTAAGAATGAAGTAATTCTGATTGCAAAACTGCAACATCGAAACCTTGTAAAGCTTCTTGGTTGCTGCATTGAAGGAGATGAAAAAATGCTAGTTTATGagtacatgccaaacaaaaGTTTGGACTTCTTTATATTTG ATAAAACACAGCGTCAATTATTAAGCTGGTCAAAACGGTATCGCATTATTTGTGGAGTTGCTAGAGGACTCATGTATCTCCATCAAGACTCGAGATTGAGGATTATACATAGAGACTTAAAAGCCAGTAATGTTTTACTTGACATGGATATGAATCCAAAAATCTCTGATTTTGGGCTGGCTAAAACTTGTGGTGGAGATCAAACCGGAGGACGAACATTAAGAGTGATGGGAACTTA CGGATATATGGCACCAGAATATGCTTTTGATGGACAATTCTCAGTGAAATCTGATGCTTTTAGTTATGGCATTTTGTTGCTGGAGATCATTAGTGGAAAAAGAAGCAGAACTTTCTGCCATTTGAATGACCAAAACCTAATTGCATAT GCATGGCGATTGTGGAAAGAAGGAAATATAGAAGAATTGCTCGACGATGCCATTCGAGAAACATGCAGCCTTTCAGAAGTGTTAAGATGTATCAATATCAGTTTGTTATGTGTTCAACAACATCCTAATGATCGACCCACAATGTCATCAGTGGTTATGATGTTAGGTTGTGAAATTCCTTTGTCACAACCAAAACAACCCGGATTTTTCATAGAAAATGAAGCCATTGAAATGAAAAGATGCTCGAGTAAAGATAAATCAACGTCAACTAATGAATTGACCATTACGCTCCCAGATCCAAGGTAG